The genomic DNA GATTGTCTGTTCACAGTTGTACACCGAAATGTAcaacgatgatgatgatgatgatgatccAGACGAAGCGGATATCGACAATGCTGATTACGACTCGAATTATGACGATGACACGTTTTCTTCGCACGATTACTCTCCGGTATTCGGTGCTAGGCCGTCTGATATCCCTGATTCCTCGTCAACAATTGCTCCTGTGCCCTCTTCACCAGAGCTCAATGCAGATAAAACATTGTTGAAGTTAGCAACAGCGCACAAGATCGAGGTTAAATATAATCAAGAATCGATGAAGAGTTACAAGAACGTAGATCGGGAACGTTATCAAGAAAAGAAGGTCCTGGAAGGGAAATTGGAAAGTCATGAAAATAATACTAAACGAAAGCGAGATGTACTAGGTACAGATAATGTAAAGGATCATTTTTTGAATTGGAAGATGAGCTTGAAGCGTAAACGGTCGATTGACGAAGAAAACCATAATTCTAAGAGATCATTTGTCAGAAGACATTCTTCTAAAAATCACACGAAGGGAACGGTTGCTTCTAGTTCTGGTTCTAAAGAGATGCTGGATGACAGAAGCATTGATGACCAACAAAACACGTTAGTtgcaacattttataatatagtagACACAATTTTACCtagaaattaataagaattcAATATTAGAAATTGCTGAAAATTTCACGAACcactaatatttaatattattgtaaagTTCTGTTAAACTTAGTTATATCAATATACAAATTCAAAGCGGGAAAATATTGTTCAGTACTCTTAGCAGAACGTAAGAATGAACGTAAGAGTGACTCAAGCactttcatttgtttttttctCGCAGGTCTATTGTCGTTTCTAGTAGGCATCCACCAAAGAAATATAATACCCACTCGTCTTTAGATACCACCGACACATCTCCTTCGAAACATAACAAGATTACTGTGCAAGGTGTCACGAACCATTCCGCAAAGATTTCTCACAGATTTCGAAAGAATATGAATCTCTCTCGAAAAATAGTTGCTATTCATTTTGATGGAGATCGGAGTAAAGCCTCAGGATCAGACTATTATGCTGGAAATGGGAGAATTCGTCATGGCGGTAGTACGTTTAAGGCTTGGAAACCAAGTGATTGGGTAACTGATCTTGGTATGGGCGAATACTTCAGCATGTCTGATGACGGGAATGTTACCATTTACGAAACAGGATTATATCTAGTTTACGCGCAGATTCATTACAATGATGATCATGATGAAATTGGATTTCATCTGGTGGTGAACGGTCGGCCTATTCTTCAATGCATGGTAAGAGGAATATCATATCTAAAAAAAAGATAATCTAGctttaaaattgaatatttagaATGTTATCGTTACTTTCAGTATTTATAGCATTTctttaagaagaaaaaatgattATAATTAATGTTTGTAGATTGATAACTCTGGTCATTCACGTAACATTAGCCAGACCTGTTTTTCGGCACAACTGACACGGC from Bombus terrestris chromosome 11, iyBomTerr1.2, whole genome shotgun sequence includes the following:
- the LOC100644732 gene encoding protein eiger isoform X1, translated to MTSMLSEEDSKVARMKQKLMNDVHVKEETRSFLSVFRENLSISPSDLEQGFNKHRFRPNRNTILSVTALLIALLCLSLESWKFHCSLINAREIEELKRSVESLKHRFVKEDLLNELKAFEEQLYTEMYNDDDDDDDPDEADIDNADYDSNYDDDTFSSHDYSPVFGARPSDIPDSSSTIAPVPSSPELNADKTLLKLATAHKIEVKYNQESMKSYKNVDRERYQEKKVLEGKLESHENNTKRKRDVLGTDNVKDHFLNWKMSLKRKRSIDEENHNSKRSFVRRHSSKNHTKGTVASSSGSKEMLDDRSIDDQQNTSIVVSSRHPPKKYNTHSSLDTTDTSPSKHNKITVQGVTNHSAKISHRFRKNMNLSRKIVAIHFDGDRSKASGSDYYAGNGRIRHGGSTFKAWKPSDWVTDLGMGEYFSMSDDGNVTIYETGLYLVYAQIHYNDDHDEIGFHLVVNGRPILQCMIDNSGHSRNISQTCFSAQLTRLKKQDVLVFKEASSPRFAIFDKENSFFGLVKLGELRRP
- the LOC100644732 gene encoding protein eiger isoform X2, with the protein product MKQKLMNDVHVKEETRSFLSVFRENLSISPSDLEQGFNKHRFRPNRNTILSVTALLIALLCLSLESWKFHCSLINAREIEELKRSVESLKHRFVKEDLLNELKAFEEQLYTEMYNDDDDDDDPDEADIDNADYDSNYDDDTFSSHDYSPVFGARPSDIPDSSSTIAPVPSSPELNADKTLLKLATAHKIEVKYNQESMKSYKNVDRERYQEKKVLEGKLESHENNTKRKRDVLGTDNVKDHFLNWKMSLKRKRSIDEENHNSKRSFVRRHSSKNHTKGTVASSSGSKEMLDDRSIDDQQNTSIVVSSRHPPKKYNTHSSLDTTDTSPSKHNKITVQGVTNHSAKISHRFRKNMNLSRKIVAIHFDGDRSKASGSDYYAGNGRIRHGGSTFKAWKPSDWVTDLGMGEYFSMSDDGNVTIYETGLYLVYAQIHYNDDHDEIGFHLVVNGRPILQCMIDNSGHSRNISQTCFSAQLTRLKKQDVLVFKEASSPRFAIFDKENSFFGLVKLGELRRP